In Agrobacterium sp. RAC06, a single window of DNA contains:
- a CDS encoding class I SAM-dependent RNA methyltransferase, which yields MSAETVTISSLGAKGDGVAHGADGPVFVPFALPGETVSIAKVKNEGTIMSFATTSPDRVQPRCKHFGPDGVGGVCGGCSLQHMAKPAYNAFKRQILIDALKSKGIEAPVGEIFEAHPHQRRRLVFTARRRETGLVMGFMQAETHHVVPVEECPIASDGLISRLDAIKIIANACGAEHFRVTVTETTTGLDISLDGLRGGLGDQERRAVTNAVIRLKDIARVSANGEIVIEPHKPLLDFAGARVVLPPGGFTQATHEAEDHMAALAIAHIGKAKKVADLFAGVGTFALRFARSYSVLAVESDEKAVKSLDFAARNTQGLKPVSVERRDLFRRPLMTSEFKGFDAVVFDPPRAGAEVQCAELAKSQVKKVVAISCNPLTLARDLSILIAGGYRVDKVTPIDQFLWSPHVEAVATLSKK from the coding sequence ATGAGCGCCGAAACCGTCACGATTTCAAGCCTCGGCGCCAAAGGCGACGGGGTGGCGCATGGCGCTGATGGTCCCGTGTTTGTGCCCTTCGCCCTGCCCGGCGAAACCGTCTCGATCGCCAAGGTGAAGAACGAGGGCACGATCATGTCCTTCGCCACCACCTCGCCAGATCGCGTTCAGCCGCGTTGCAAGCATTTCGGTCCTGATGGCGTCGGTGGTGTATGCGGCGGTTGTTCGCTGCAGCATATGGCAAAACCCGCCTACAATGCCTTCAAGCGGCAGATTCTGATCGACGCCCTGAAGTCGAAGGGGATCGAGGCTCCCGTTGGCGAGATCTTCGAGGCGCATCCGCATCAGCGGCGCCGCCTCGTCTTCACCGCTAGGCGGCGTGAGACAGGCCTGGTCATGGGTTTCATGCAGGCGGAGACGCATCATGTCGTGCCGGTCGAGGAATGTCCCATCGCGTCGGACGGGCTGATCTCCCGGCTGGACGCGATCAAGATCATCGCCAATGCCTGTGGTGCCGAGCACTTCCGCGTCACAGTGACCGAGACGACCACCGGCCTCGACATCTCGCTCGACGGTTTGCGTGGCGGGCTCGGCGACCAGGAACGGCGCGCGGTCACCAATGCCGTGATCCGGCTCAAGGACATCGCCCGCGTCTCGGCCAATGGCGAGATCGTCATCGAGCCGCACAAGCCGCTGCTCGATTTCGCCGGCGCCCGCGTCGTGCTGCCGCCGGGTGGCTTCACCCAGGCAACGCATGAGGCGGAAGACCACATGGCGGCGCTTGCCATTGCCCATATCGGCAAGGCCAAGAAGGTTGCTGATCTGTTTGCCGGCGTCGGTACCTTCGCATTGCGGTTCGCCCGCTCATATTCCGTGCTCGCGGTCGAGTCTGACGAGAAGGCGGTAAAGTCGCTGGATTTTGCCGCCCGTAACACGCAGGGGCTGAAGCCTGTGAGCGTCGAGCGGCGCGACCTCTTCCGCCGTCCGCTGATGACCTCCGAATTCAAGGGCTTCGACGCCGTCGTCTTCGACCCGCCACGGGCGGGTGCCGAGGTGCAGTGTGCGGAACTGGCGAAAAGCCAGGTGAAGAAGGTGGTCGCGATCAGTTGCAATCCGCTGACGCTTGCCCGGGACCTCTCAATCCTGATCGCTGGCGGCTACCGGGTCGATAAGGTGACACCGATCGATCAGTTCCTCTGGTCACCGCATGTCGAGGCGGTTGCAACGCTCAGCAAGAAATAG
- a CDS encoding TlyA family RNA methyltransferase, translated as MKKLPEPQRLDQLLVALGLFASRSRSRDAIQRGTVKVDGKVVAKPSLVFAATHQFDIDDPAQDYVSRAALKLDAALDHFNLSPEGCHCLDVGASTGGFTEVLLKRGAAHVTAIDVGHDQLHPRLASDPRVTNLEGLNARYLEPEDYDDQPFDFLVSDVSFISLKLALAPALDQAEPGAHCLLLVKPQFEAGREAISKAGLLKEPETAPLVAAELERWLTEDMGWTSLGLIPSPIAGGDGNEEFLLAGVKPDDAEDGDDDQDDQEDAA; from the coding sequence ATGAAGAAGCTCCCAGAACCCCAGCGCCTCGACCAGCTCCTGGTCGCCCTCGGCCTTTTCGCCAGCCGCTCCCGCTCCCGTGACGCCATCCAGCGTGGCACGGTGAAGGTGGACGGCAAGGTGGTGGCGAAGCCCAGCCTCGTCTTTGCCGCCACGCACCAGTTCGATATCGACGATCCGGCACAGGATTACGTCTCGCGCGCGGCGCTGAAGCTCGACGCCGCACTCGACCATTTCAACCTCTCGCCGGAAGGCTGCCACTGTCTGGATGTCGGCGCCTCCACCGGTGGGTTTACCGAGGTCCTGCTGAAGCGGGGCGCGGCGCATGTGACGGCGATCGATGTCGGCCACGACCAGCTGCATCCGCGACTGGCCAGCGACCCGCGCGTGACCAATCTGGAGGGATTGAATGCGCGTTACCTGGAGCCTGAGGATTACGACGATCAGCCTTTCGACTTTCTCGTCTCCGACGTTTCGTTCATCTCGCTGAAGCTGGCGCTGGCGCCGGCTCTCGATCAGGCCGAGCCGGGCGCGCATTGCCTGCTGTTGGTCAAGCCGCAATTCGAGGCGGGCCGTGAAGCGATCAGCAAGGCTGGGCTTTTGAAAGAACCGGAAACGGCGCCGCTGGTGGCCGCCGAACTGGAGCGCTGGCTGACAGAGGACATGGGCTGGACCAGCCTCGGCCTCATCCCCTCCCCGATCGCCGGTGGCGATGGGAACGAGGAATTCCTGCTCGCCGGCGTCAAGCCTGATGATGCCGAAGATGGCGACGACGATCAGGACGACCAAGAGGACGCAGCATGA
- a CDS encoding peroxidase family protein yields the protein MSEVAAHGHGVRGMSRESLLALAGNADPGKFGKMFPRLRPLHAEDDALFDLAEAMRDNNVDTGDHPKLPAGYTYLGQFVDHDITLDTTPLDKQRADPLATENFRTPALDLDSLYGDGPGLHTYLYAKESLRAPPGPKFLIGKAQISDALPRPEEEPPRKIPELDNDLPRNAHGRALIFDERNDENLLVAQFHLLMLKFHNAVVDHLKKTTTGLKDPELFKEARRIVTWHYQWIVLFDFVERLTEPGLIRKIKHEGRRFYRFRSRPYMPAEFAAAAYRLGHSMVRENYSHNAVFRPGGLADGTLELMFNFTGKSGLIVGDLAPKPPPPSPLGPHRTLPSNWAIDWRRFFDLETPLEENFTLNHARRLDPLIVPALHTLPDHPEDMSTVAAREFVLPFRNLRRGSQIGLPSGQDVARAMGFEPLSEKQLSGGRDGEAAARNGFHKATPLWYYILKEAEQLHEGLRLGPVGSTIVAETFLGLVHGDQNSFLWQKSNWTPHLPAKTPGHFTMADLITFVDDINPVGNGVGVVPEEKPAQ from the coding sequence ATGTCTGAAGTCGCAGCCCACGGACATGGCGTTCGTGGCATGAGCCGTGAATCCCTGCTGGCCCTGGCCGGCAATGCCGATCCCGGAAAATTCGGCAAAATGTTTCCGCGGCTTCGGCCACTGCATGCAGAGGATGACGCGCTTTTCGATCTCGCAGAGGCCATGCGGGATAACAATGTCGACACGGGCGACCATCCGAAACTGCCGGCCGGATATACCTATCTTGGTCAGTTCGTCGACCACGACATTACGCTCGACACGACCCCGCTCGACAAGCAGCGCGCCGATCCGCTGGCGACAGAGAACTTCCGCACGCCGGCGCTGGACCTCGACTCCCTCTACGGCGACGGGCCGGGCCTGCACACGTATCTCTATGCCAAGGAGAGTCTCCGCGCCCCACCGGGGCCGAAATTTCTGATCGGCAAGGCGCAGATTTCCGACGCACTTCCCCGACCGGAAGAGGAACCGCCCCGGAAGATCCCAGAGCTCGACAACGACCTACCGCGCAATGCCCATGGCCGCGCACTGATCTTTGACGAGCGCAATGACGAGAACCTGCTGGTGGCGCAGTTTCACCTGCTGATGCTGAAGTTCCACAATGCGGTGGTGGATCATCTCAAGAAGACGACGACCGGCCTCAAGGACCCAGAGCTGTTTAAGGAAGCGCGACGGATCGTGACCTGGCACTATCAATGGATCGTGCTCTTCGATTTCGTCGAACGCCTGACCGAGCCAGGGTTGATCCGCAAGATCAAACATGAGGGCCGGCGCTTCTATCGCTTCCGCAGCCGGCCTTACATGCCGGCCGAGTTCGCAGCTGCCGCCTATCGTCTTGGGCATTCCATGGTCCGGGAAAACTACAGCCACAACGCCGTTTTTCGTCCCGGCGGCCTTGCCGACGGCACACTCGAACTCATGTTCAACTTCACGGGCAAATCCGGTCTGATCGTGGGGGACCTCGCGCCTAAGCCGCCTCCACCATCGCCGCTTGGACCGCATCGCACGCTGCCGTCCAACTGGGCGATCGACTGGCGCCGCTTTTTCGATCTTGAAACCCCTCTCGAAGAAAACTTCACGCTCAATCATGCCCGCCGGCTTGACCCGCTGATCGTGCCCGCCCTGCATACACTTCCCGATCATCCCGAAGACATGAGCACAGTGGCTGCGCGGGAGTTCGTCCTGCCGTTTCGAAATCTCAGACGCGGTTCGCAGATCGGCCTGCCATCGGGCCAGGATGTCGCACGCGCCATGGGCTTCGAGCCACTCAGCGAAAAGCAGCTTTCCGGGGGTAGAGACGGCGAGGCTGCGGCGCGAAACGGCTTTCACAAGGCGACACCGCTTTGGTACTACATCCTGAAGGAAGCCGAGCAGCTTCATGAGGGATTGAGGCTCGGACCGGTTGGATCAACTATTGTTGCGGAGACGTTCCTCGGCCTTGTGCACGGCGATCAGAATTCCTTCCTCTGGCAGAAATCCAACTGGACGCCGCACCTGCCGGCAAAGACGCCAGGGCATTTCACCATGGCGGATCTGATCACCTTCGTCGATGATATCAATCCGGTTGGCAACGGCGTCGGGGTGGTGCCCGAGGAAAAGCCCGCTCAGTAG
- a CDS encoding PhoX family protein, giving the protein MTDTNTNHLSWDEWDELHNPPPAVTDFDRVVERAISRRGFLGVLAMGSAAVAMGSVGNLMSSTSAQAQEAASRFAFKPIDIATDNTIHVPEGYNWKPLARWGEPLFSTASDIDPMKGVSLENSDKVFGENTDGMELFAIGNAQVIAVNHEYVNNETNLPHAPEGMPQSLDDVKILQNMQGVTVMEVAEGENGWAIVVDSKFNRRIHHNTPMKLSGPAAGSELVKTAADPAGVDCLGTFNNCGAGKTPWGTYLTCEENFNGYFGSTNAEFKMPEDFKRYGIVAETRYGYEKFDERFDVSKNPNEPRRAGYIVEIDPSDASSTPIKRTALGRIKHENAAVVIARDGRVVVYMGDDERGEFLYKFVSNGIYVPGGDTSKLLDEGTLYVAKFSDEGTGEWLALTEETTGMKADEIAVFTRQAASKVGATTMDRPEWVAVNPVAVEAYCCLTNNSRRGEVKDGKLRTNAGGDEMAINAANPREKNEYGQIVRWYPANDDHTDSAFSWDLFAMAGNPAVHKDGAYAGSSNINEGNMFNSPDGMMFDSTGLVWIQTDGEDSNEGDFAGQGNNQMLAGDPVTGRIERFMTGPKGSEVTGLTWSADKRTMFAGIQHPDAPFPDGEGKLPRSTIVAIKRDDNALVG; this is encoded by the coding sequence ATGACCGACACCAACACCAACCATCTGTCCTGGGACGAGTGGGACGAGCTGCACAATCCGCCGCCGGCTGTGACCGACTTCGACCGCGTCGTCGAACGCGCGATCTCGCGCCGTGGTTTCCTCGGCGTGCTGGCCATGGGTTCGGCTGCCGTAGCCATGGGCTCCGTCGGCAACCTGATGAGCTCGACCTCGGCTCAGGCGCAGGAAGCCGCCTCGCGCTTTGCTTTCAAGCCGATCGACATTGCGACCGACAACACCATCCATGTGCCGGAAGGCTACAACTGGAAGCCCCTCGCCCGTTGGGGTGAGCCCCTGTTCTCCACGGCTTCCGACATCGATCCGATGAAGGGTGTGTCGCTAGAGAATTCCGACAAGGTCTTCGGTGAGAACACCGACGGCATGGAGCTGTTCGCCATCGGCAACGCCCAGGTGATCGCGGTCAACCACGAATACGTCAACAACGAAACCAACCTGCCGCACGCGCCGGAAGGCATGCCGCAGTCGCTCGACGACGTGAAGATCCTGCAGAACATGCAGGGCGTCACCGTCATGGAAGTGGCCGAAGGCGAAAATGGCTGGGCGATCGTCGTCGACAGCAAGTTCAACCGCCGCATCCACCACAACACGCCGATGAAGCTTTCGGGTCCGGCTGCCGGCTCCGAGCTCGTCAAGACGGCTGCCGATCCCGCTGGTGTCGACTGTCTCGGGACCTTCAACAACTGCGGCGCTGGCAAGACGCCTTGGGGCACCTACCTCACCTGCGAAGAGAACTTCAACGGCTACTTCGGCTCCACCAATGCCGAGTTCAAAATGCCTGAGGACTTTAAGCGCTACGGCATCGTCGCCGAGACCCGCTATGGCTACGAGAAGTTCGACGAGCGCTTCGACGTTTCAAAGAACCCGAACGAACCGCGCCGCGCCGGCTATATCGTCGAAATCGATCCGTCTGACGCCTCCTCGACGCCGATCAAGCGTACAGCACTTGGCCGCATCAAGCATGAGAACGCCGCCGTCGTGATTGCACGCGATGGTCGCGTGGTCGTCTATATGGGCGACGACGAGCGTGGCGAGTTCCTCTACAAATTCGTCTCCAACGGGATCTATGTCCCGGGTGGCGACACCTCCAAGCTGCTTGATGAAGGCACGCTTTACGTTGCCAAGTTCTCCGACGAAGGTACCGGCGAGTGGCTGGCTCTCACCGAAGAGACCACCGGCATGAAGGCCGACGAAATCGCTGTCTTCACGCGCCAGGCTGCTTCCAAGGTTGGTGCCACCACCATGGACCGTCCGGAATGGGTTGCGGTCAATCCGGTTGCGGTCGAAGCCTATTGCTGCCTCACCAACAACAGCCGTCGCGGCGAAGTCAAGGACGGCAAGCTGCGCACCAATGCCGGCGGCGACGAGATGGCCATCAACGCGGCCAATCCGCGTGAGAAGAACGAATACGGCCAGATCGTCCGCTGGTATCCGGCCAATGACGACCACACGGATTCCGCCTTCAGCTGGGATCTCTTCGCGATGGCCGGCAATCCGGCCGTGCACAAGGACGGCGCCTATGCCGGCTCGTCGAACATCAACGAAGGCAACATGTTCAACTCGCCTGACGGCATGATGTTCGATTCGACCGGTCTCGTCTGGATCCAGACCGACGGCGAGGATTCGAACGAAGGCGATTTCGCTGGCCAGGGCAACAACCAGATGCTTGCTGGCGACCCGGTCACCGGCCGCATCGAGCGTTTCATGACCGGCCCGAAGGGTTCGGAAGTCACGGGCCTCACCTGGTCGGCCGACAAGCGCACCATGTTTGCCGGCATCCAGCATCCCGACGCGCCCTTCCCGGATGGCGAAGGCAAGCTGCCGCGCTCGACGATCGTGGCGATCAAGCGCGACGACAACGCTCTGGTGGGCTGA
- a CDS encoding crotonase/enoyl-CoA hydratase family protein encodes MTDHIEITRPEAHPGVLVLRFNRPDKKNAITQAMYEKLTAGLLEGEQDDTIRAIVFLGTEGCFSAGNDMADFLGFAMAGAVGEPAAFGLLKVLTEVTKPLVSGVDGLAIGIGTTLHMHCDLTVASDRSLFKTPFVDLALVPEAASSLIAPRVMGHQRAFAMLAASEGFSAEQAREAGLIWKVVSPDQVETETLKIASSLASKPPAAMKIARALVKGSADEVRTRMQEELVHFVAQLKSAEARAAFEAFMKGRG; translated from the coding sequence ATGACCGACCACATTGAGATCACCCGCCCAGAAGCCCATCCCGGCGTCCTCGTCCTGCGCTTCAACCGCCCGGACAAGAAGAACGCGATCACGCAAGCCATGTACGAGAAGCTGACCGCAGGCCTGCTGGAGGGCGAGCAGGACGACACGATCCGTGCCATCGTCTTCCTCGGCACCGAAGGCTGTTTCTCCGCCGGCAATGACATGGCCGATTTCTTGGGCTTCGCCATGGCCGGCGCCGTCGGCGAGCCAGCAGCCTTCGGCCTTCTCAAGGTCCTGACCGAAGTCACCAAGCCGCTCGTCTCTGGCGTCGATGGCCTGGCAATCGGCATCGGCACGACGCTGCACATGCATTGCGACCTGACGGTTGCCTCCGATCGCAGCCTGTTCAAGACCCCCTTCGTCGATCTGGCGCTCGTGCCCGAAGCCGCCTCCAGCCTGATCGCGCCACGCGTCATGGGCCACCAGCGCGCGTTTGCCATGCTCGCTGCAAGCGAAGGCTTCTCGGCCGAACAGGCGCGCGAGGCTGGTCTCATCTGGAAGGTGGTCTCACCCGATCAGGTCGAGACAGAGACCCTGAAGATCGCGTCCTCGCTCGCGTCCAAGCCGCCGGCCGCGATGAAGATCGCACGCGCCCTGGTCAAGGGCAGTGCCGACGAGGTCCGCACCCGTATGCAGGAAGAGCTCGTTCACTTCGTTGCGCAGCTGAAGAGCGCCGAAGCCCGCGCCGCCTTCGAAGCCTTCATGAAGGGACGCGGATGA
- the mcpU gene encoding methyl-accepting chemotaxis protein McpU: MKTSSNLMTKILVVASLVVVAALSGFSFYIDSLQRNATSAAVKSEIDSSGLQASQSIANWLSARVMLTELAGNAAAKAPDAAAIIAAFDNPVLIREFMSTYVGDEQGVFTSVPNQPLPEGYDPRKRPWYQDAVKADKMVLTDPYADASTGNLIISAAIPVKKDGKLYGVAASDFSLTSLVNMVNSVDMGGKGSAFLVKQDGTILVHRDGNLVTKTLKDAFPNQTPTVGSGITETTFADANVLVSFLPIKGLPREDWYLGVQIDRDLAFAAIGEFRTAAAVATLVGVVAMIGILAALLSRLVVRPVVDMTGVMGKLAGGDVSAEIPGTARKDEIGQMAAAVAVFRDNIIERGRLAREADETRSMTEQERRERETARAREAEQVSFAVHSLADGLGRLANGDLVSRIETPFAGDLDRLRVDFNASVEKLHDALATVGRNARAIDGGAAEIRSSADNLARRTEQQAASVEETAAALEEITTTVKDSARRAEEVGQLVTRARAGAEKSGEIVEKAVGAMQGIEKSSGEISNIIGVIDEIAFQTNLLALNAGVEAARAGEAGKGFAVVAQEVRELAQRSANAAKEIKALISASGDQVKVGVDLVNETGKALDVIVREVQEINGHVNAIVTASREQSTGLQEINTAVNTMDQGTQQNAAMVEEQTAASHGLAQEAAALTALLNQFRIDERSAGASSGQRRAA, encoded by the coding sequence GTGAAGACCAGTTCCAACCTGATGACCAAGATCCTGGTGGTCGCCTCCCTCGTGGTGGTCGCTGCCCTTTCCGGTTTCTCCTTCTACATAGACAGCCTCCAGCGCAACGCTACGAGTGCGGCCGTCAAGAGTGAGATCGATAGCTCCGGTCTCCAGGCTTCGCAGAGCATCGCCAACTGGCTGAGCGCCCGCGTCATGCTGACCGAACTCGCCGGCAATGCCGCCGCCAAGGCGCCCGATGCGGCCGCCATCATCGCGGCTTTCGACAACCCGGTCCTGATCCGCGAATTCATGTCGACCTATGTCGGCGACGAGCAGGGCGTCTTTACCAGCGTTCCCAACCAGCCGCTGCCGGAGGGTTACGATCCGCGCAAGCGTCCCTGGTACCAGGATGCCGTCAAGGCCGACAAGATGGTCCTGACAGACCCCTATGCCGACGCTTCGACCGGCAATCTGATCATCAGCGCCGCCATTCCCGTCAAGAAGGACGGCAAGCTCTATGGCGTGGCGGCTTCCGACTTCTCGCTGACCTCGCTCGTCAACATGGTCAACTCGGTCGACATGGGCGGCAAGGGTTCGGCCTTCCTCGTCAAGCAGGACGGCACGATCCTCGTTCATCGCGATGGCAACCTCGTCACCAAGACGTTGAAGGATGCCTTCCCGAACCAGACACCCACTGTTGGCTCCGGCATCACCGAAACCACCTTCGCCGATGCCAATGTTCTCGTCTCCTTCCTGCCGATCAAGGGCCTGCCGCGGGAAGACTGGTATCTCGGCGTGCAGATCGACCGCGATCTCGCTTTCGCAGCGATCGGCGAGTTCCGCACCGCAGCCGCGGTTGCCACCCTCGTCGGCGTGGTCGCCATGATCGGCATCCTGGCAGCGCTCCTGTCGCGCCTCGTTGTTCGCCCCGTTGTCGATATGACTGGCGTCATGGGCAAGCTCGCCGGTGGTGATGTCTCGGCTGAAATTCCGGGCACTGCGCGCAAGGACGAAATCGGCCAGATGGCCGCAGCCGTCGCCGTCTTCCGCGACAACATCATCGAGCGCGGACGCCTCGCCCGCGAAGCGGACGAGACCCGCTCGATGACCGAACAGGAACGCCGCGAGCGCGAAACCGCAAGGGCCCGCGAGGCAGAGCAGGTCTCGTTTGCCGTGCATTCGCTGGCCGATGGCCTCGGCCGCCTCGCCAATGGCGACCTGGTCTCGCGCATCGAGACCCCGTTCGCCGGTGATCTCGACCGCCTGCGCGTCGACTTCAATGCCTCCGTCGAGAAGCTGCATGACGCGCTCGCCACTGTCGGCCGCAATGCCCGCGCTATCGACGGTGGTGCTGCCGAAATCCGCTCCTCTGCCGACAACCTCGCCCGCCGCACCGAGCAGCAGGCCGCCTCGGTCGAAGAAACGGCAGCAGCACTTGAGGAAATCACCACCACGGTCAAGGACAGCGCCCGCCGTGCCGAGGAAGTCGGCCAGCTGGTGACCCGCGCGCGTGCCGGTGCCGAAAAGTCCGGCGAGATCGTCGAAAAGGCCGTCGGTGCCATGCAGGGCATCGAGAAGTCTTCGGGCGAGATCTCCAACATCATCGGTGTCATCGACGAGATCGCCTTCCAGACCAACCTGTTGGCGCTGAATGCCGGTGTCGAGGCCGCACGCGCTGGTGAAGCCGGCAAGGGCTTTGCCGTTGTTGCTCAGGAAGTCCGCGAACTTGCCCAGCGATCCGCGAATGCTGCCAAGGAGATCAAGGCCCTGATCAGCGCCTCCGGCGACCAGGTCAAGGTCGGCGTCGATCTGGTCAACGAGACCGGCAAGGCGCTCGACGTGATCGTTCGCGAGGTCCAGGAGATCAATGGCCACGTCAACGCCATCGTGACCGCCTCGCGCGAACAATCGACCGGCCTGCAGGAGATCAACACGGCTGTTAACACCATGGACCAGGGCACCCAGCAGAACGCCGCCATGGTCGAGGAACAGACGGCAGCCAGCCACGGCCTTGCTCAGGAAGCGGCGGCGCTGACGGCTCTGCTCAACCAGTTCCGTATCGACGAACGCTCGGCAGGCGCATCGTCTGGCCAGCGTCGCGCCGCCTGA
- a CDS encoding acyl-CoA dehydrogenase → MYKAPVEEIAFTLKHVAGLTKAIEDGKLGELSDDLVDAILSEAGRFASDEVAPLAEIGDKQGARMVDGKVIVPDGWDNLYRAWAEGGWNSLTASEDFGGQGLPHMLNVAALEMWNSGSMGFALGPTLTMGAVDAVTAHGSEELKAKYLPKMVSGEWTGTMNLTEPHAGSDLGVMKSRAERRDDGTYRIFGQKIYITWGEHEITENIIHLVLARLPDAPAGTRGISLFLVPKYLVNDDGSIGARNDLHCHSLEHKVGIHGSPTCTMIYGDGKYGDEAGAIGWLIGEENKGLACMFTMMNNARLAVGMQGVAICEAATQKAVQYAKDRTQGKAPGWTGQGMSPIIEHPDVARMLVTMKALTQGSRAICYVCAHATDMSHHADGDEARHWAERAALLTPIAKSFATDAGVDVASLGIQTHGGMGFIEETGAARFWRDSRIAPIYEGTNGIQAADLVTRKLPLSNGNHIRGYITELKQVVNAVRASNLEGFGDTAARLDASLSDLEDTTEWLLSQMAAGNTSAALAGATPYQRLFGLALTGVYLAKGALADEDHGRDNRLALCRFAAENLIAETAALKDRVVNGAASLEAARALFA, encoded by the coding sequence ATGTACAAGGCGCCCGTAGAAGAGATCGCGTTCACCCTGAAGCATGTCGCTGGCCTCACCAAGGCCATCGAAGACGGCAAGCTCGGTGAGCTGAGCGACGACCTCGTTGATGCCATCCTCTCCGAAGCCGGCCGCTTTGCCAGTGACGAAGTCGCCCCGCTTGCCGAAATTGGCGACAAGCAGGGCGCCCGCATGGTTGACGGCAAGGTCATCGTTCCCGATGGCTGGGACAATCTCTACCGCGCCTGGGCAGAAGGCGGCTGGAACTCGCTGACGGCGTCCGAAGATTTCGGCGGGCAGGGCCTTCCCCATATGCTGAATGTTGCTGCGCTGGAAATGTGGAATTCCGGCTCCATGGGCTTCGCACTTGGCCCGACGCTGACCATGGGTGCGGTCGACGCTGTCACCGCCCACGGCTCCGAGGAACTGAAGGCGAAGTATCTGCCGAAGATGGTCTCCGGCGAATGGACAGGCACCATGAACCTGACCGAGCCGCATGCCGGTTCGGATCTTGGCGTCATGAAGTCCCGCGCCGAACGCCGCGATGACGGCACCTACCGCATCTTCGGCCAGAAGATCTACATCACCTGGGGCGAACACGAGATCACCGAGAACATCATCCATCTGGTGCTCGCCCGTCTCCCCGATGCGCCGGCCGGTACGCGCGGCATCTCGCTCTTCCTCGTGCCCAAGTATCTCGTCAACGACGATGGCTCTATCGGCGCCCGAAACGACCTTCATTGCCATTCGCTGGAGCACAAGGTGGGCATCCACGGCTCGCCGACCTGCACGATGATCTACGGCGACGGCAAGTATGGCGATGAAGCCGGCGCAATCGGCTGGCTGATCGGCGAGGAGAACAAGGGTCTCGCCTGCATGTTCACGATGATGAACAATGCCCGCCTCGCCGTCGGCATGCAGGGCGTCGCTATCTGCGAAGCCGCCACCCAGAAGGCCGTTCAGTATGCCAAGGACCGCACGCAAGGGAAGGCTCCTGGCTGGACGGGGCAGGGCATGTCGCCGATCATCGAGCACCCTGATGTCGCCCGCATGCTGGTGACGATGAAGGCGCTGACCCAAGGCTCGCGCGCCATCTGCTATGTCTGCGCCCACGCCACCGATATGAGCCACCACGCTGACGGCGATGAGGCCCGCCACTGGGCCGAGCGCGCAGCCCTCTTGACCCCGATTGCCAAGTCCTTCGCCACCGACGCCGGTGTCGATGTCGCCTCGCTCGGCATCCAGACCCATGGCGGCATGGGCTTCATCGAAGAAACGGGTGCCGCCCGTTTCTGGCGCGACAGCCGCATCGCCCCGATCTACGAGGGCACCAACGGCATCCAGGCTGCCGACCTCGTCACCCGCAAGCTGCCGCTGTCGAACGGCAACCATATCAGGGGCTACATCACCGAGCTGAAGCAGGTGGTCAATGCCGTGCGCGCCTCGAATCTCGAAGGCTTCGGTGACACCGCCGCCCGCCTCGACGCGAGCCTGTCGGATCTCGAAGACACCACCGAATGGCTGCTCTCGCAGATGGCCGCAGGCAACACGTCGGCAGCGCTCGCAGGGGCGACACCCTACCAGCGTCTCTTTGGCCTCGCATTGACCGGCGTCTACCTCGCCAAGGGCGCACTTGCCGACGAGGACCACGGCCGCGACAACCGCCTGGCGCTCTGCCGCTTCGCCGCCGAGAACCTGATCGCCGAGACGGCGGCTCTCAAGGATCGCGTCGTCAATGGTGCGGCGAGCCTAGAAGCGGCACGGGCATTGTTCGCATAA
- the minE gene encoding cell division topological specificity factor MinE: MSIFSLFRKQRSAPMARERLQVLLAHERASLESDLVAILREEILAVIAKHVEFDRDKVQIKMDRDEDVSILEIDVEIPRNAQRLAA; the protein is encoded by the coding sequence ATGAGCATTTTCTCTCTGTTCCGCAAACAGCGGTCCGCACCGATGGCGCGGGAACGCCTGCAGGTTCTGCTCGCCCATGAGCGCGCCTCGCTCGAAAGTGATCTGGTGGCCATCCTGCGCGAGGAAATCCTTGCCGTGATCGCCAAGCATGTCGAATTCGACCGCGACAAGGTGCAGATCAAGATGGACCGTGACGAAGACGTCTCGATCCTCGAGATCGACGTCGAGATCCCGCGCAACGCCCAGCGCCTCGCCGCCTGA